Genomic DNA from Spiroplasma alleghenense:
GCGCTTGAATATCTTAAATTATATTCTAAGTTATAAGAATTAATCACTTCGGCAAAATCGCCATGTTTTGCCGCCAATTCTTCAATGTTTTCAATTCTGTTTCTGGTAGTATTTTCTAAAACTTTAGACTTATTCATGCTGCATAGGTCAATAAATTCTTGTTCAGCCCCGGGTTTCCCTTCTAAAGCTTTGGTAAAATAAGTGCTTCCGTATTGTGAAACACCAATTTTATACTTTGGTCGCTGCTCAGAAAGTGAAGCATCTACTATATTTTCTTTATTAGTATTAATTTTGTAGTCTTTATTGATTGTAACCCCTTCTAAGCTTGAATCAATTGAGTCGATAATTGAATCTAGTTGTTTAAAAATCGGATTGCTATCATTTTTGTTATCAATTAAGGCGGCGGTTTTTTCTAATCGCCCTGTGTCGCTTTCAATTAAAAAACTATTGGCATTTTCCACTGAATTAATTTCATCTACATAAGTATCTTTAGTCTCATTTAGAATAACCTCGTCTTCAGAATTCTTCATTATGTTAATTGAGGTTTTATAGTTATTGAGATTGTCGTTAACCATTTGTCCCGTTTCATCTAAGTAGTAAAAATTGGCCCCAATTTCAATATTGACAACAAAACTATCTGAACCGTTTGTTTTAAAGCTCATATCTTTTATTTCATAACCATCTCTTAGCGGAGTTTTATTATCAACTAAAATTGGTTTGTAATTTATGTTGGTCAATATCTTTTGAGATATTTCGCTTTCAACATTTTCTCAACGAATAATTTGGGAAATATCCTTTCTAACCTCAATGTATTCAAGAGATTCTTTATCGCCCAATTTTTCTTGAAATTCAATAAATCATTCAATACCTTTATCTCCAAATGGATAATCAACTTTTTCATTACCATTTGATTCACTAACAAAAAGGTAATCATCAAAATCTTTTTTTAAATTGGCATTAAAAATTTCTTGAACCGAGTTTCTTAACTCTTTTTGTAAGTATACAAAGTCAAATTCACCATCAACTTCATCCTTAGTTTTACCACATGCAACCACGCTTAAAGGAGTTGATACAATTAACGTACTTGCCGCTAAAATACTTAGTAATTTTTTCATATTATTTCTCCTTAGAATTTTATTTATCTAAACATAGTATATAAGCAAGGGTCGTTAAAGTCAATTAATATGAGAAATACTCCAAAATACGAAAAAACCCTAAAAATATTAAATTTTTAGGGTTTTTTAAATAGTTAATGTTAAAAACAATTGCTAAATTCTTCACTAGATTTTAGCTCTTCAATTTGATTTTGAGCAAAGTATAGCTCTTCTTGAGTAATTGTGTAATGCGCTTCATTGCGAGAGTTATAAACTTCAAAG
This window encodes:
- a CDS encoding lipoprotein — its product is MKKLLSILAASTLIVSTPLSVVACGKTKDEVDGEFDFVYLQKELRNSVQEIFNANLKKDFDDYLFVSESNGNEKVDYPFGDKGIEWFIEFQEKLGDKESLEYIEVRKDISQIIRWENVESEISQKILTNINYKPILVDNKTPLRDGYEIKDMSFKTNGSDSFVVNIEIGANFYYLDETGQMVNDNLNNYKTSINIMKNSEDEVILNETKDTYVDEINSVENANSFLIESDTGRLEKTAALIDNKNDSNPIFKQLDSIIDSIDSSLEGVTINKDYKINTNKENIVDASLSEQRPKYKIGVSQYGSTYFTKALEGKPGAEQEFIDLCSMNKSKVLENTTRNRIENIEELAAKHGDFAEVINSYNLEYNLRYSSAGKLFESSLKRNNFKLNPEEDRSYIALFRASIENVSFTYNESVYELPTEQIVIKQRPKIGNSKDLYAKFISDAFYFNKLLFGFEEGWSLTDNPDYKYYLKKPESWKDIEPRTVMSAPDAMDDLVAANREAAAFLEPLDLHVAADNNSYGINYATEASFNEDGELYFWDSANNVKNLNSIKVSFYSPEFIEIRQGKLFFGFNVRGDVSTYTTPYETPTKWILK